atataacatcatagtttaagggaaatatcatcTAAAAGGAAACCTATCTATCCCTCTTTGCTTggttcctcttctctttgtatTTGTTGTATGACTTTTGATCCTTCTTTTGCAGCCCATTTCATATGCACGCTTCTTTTCCTCTACAGCCACACTAACcccttcacaccaccaccaccactatctttccttacaccaccacctccagcctGTCTCATCCCACACACTTGCTCCACACAATACACAACTGCACTTTTAAGACACTACCACTCTTCTTccacattttatattttatatatttttattttattattttatttggctttttttttctgtttctcttttccttttcagtgaTTTCCTATTGGGCAGCTTTCTTTGCTGGTGTCCTCAGGTTGGTAGTATTAGGCTTTATCAGCCGGGGTTTGTAGTCTagctcataataataataataataataataataataataattataataattataataataataataataaaataacaacaacaatacccacTCCCTGGTCTTTCATTAAAATCCACTCGTTCACAATCTCTTCCTGGTACTCTAttgtcttctccctcttctccaacTCACTCACTTCCAGAACTCTCTGTCTTACCCTGTCGTTAAGCCTTAAGCTTATGTTGTCTACTCTCAACTTCCCTTTGACCAAATAATGGTCTGACAAACCACCCCAGCTCCaccctcgctccctcctccaCAACCCTTACTCAACTTATCAAATCTGTTATGCTTGTACACAGGAACAAAAAATATCAAGTTCTGcttttgtaatttttgactTAGAGATACCCGTCAATCACTGCCCCACTTCAAGTTTGGCTATTTCCTCCACTGCCCTGCTTCAACTATGGCTTTTCCTCCACAAGCTTTCTACCATACTAGGTCATCCACCCAATGGCTGCTCAGTGTATGAGTAGTACAGCCTTGGCCACCACATTTGATTAAATCCATATATCCATATATAGCTGCTGTAATTTACCCACATTTACACATAGCATATAAAATGTGTCTCCTTGCCACTTGCTATTACTTCTATTCATGATATTActaaatttttcctctctttgccaGTACTAACACTTCTGtgcccctttccctttccctgagGAAAGTTAACCCATGATTTAAcaagggcagggaaggaggcatggTTCTACAATCTCTCAGCCTCTAAGTTAACTAGATCAACTCATCCCAATTAGCTGTTTCTAACACTAATACATTACCATGAAATCCAACCATCTGGACGCAATCCATTGCCACTTAATATCAACTACAATATTATGTACCAGAagtgagaaacacacacacacatgcatacatgaaaatgaaatatctgtgtgtgtgtgtgtgtgtgtgtgtgtgtgtgtgtgtgtgtgtgtgtgtgtgtgtgtgtgtgtgtgtgtgtgtgtgtgtgtgtgtgtgtgtatttacctagctgtgttttacaggaaaagagctatgcttgtgctgtcctgtctccatatctataagcatccagcttaactttaaattcatgaatatttgttgcttgtaccactgtttcatctaagctgttccatatttctatgcttctatttgggaaaccatatttcttgatatctcttctacttgctgttttcctcaatttcactccatgtcatcttgtatctcttgagtcccacacaaataagtctttgtcaacttgatccttaccctttgaagctctgtatatagcaatcaggtcccctctttctcttctcttttgtcatgatggaagcttcaatctccttaatctttcttcataggttaaatctctcaaacttgatACCAAtttagttgcagctctttggatcatttctatttccttatttcctttttattatggggtgaccaaacagttgtggcatattccagttttggttgaatcacatattccatcaactttttcatcatctcttcatccatgtaagcaaatgccccctttcatctttcttaataACTAataggtttccccaactattttgtttacatgtttttcgggtgataaattatcacttattgtaattcccaaatctttttcttctttggttttcttaatttccacttctcccatggtgtaggaacttgtcagtcttcttttgctttttcctaattccatcaccttgcatttctttgcattgaattccatttcccatttcttactccatttatatatcttatttagatctttctgtaatatttcacaatccatattgttttccactcttttcaataatttcgcataatctgcaaacagacttatataactgtcaatcTCATCCGCCATATcgttgacatacaccagaaacattacggGGGCTAAGACTGttccctgtggtactccacttgtaactctacaccattctgatttttctccctttattactgttctcatttctctgtccctcaagaagtctgtaatccaattcagtgtgttgccttgcaaaccccctatatttttaattttccatagcagtctctggtgtggtaccttaaatactttttttaggtctaaataaacacagtctgcccaaccctctctctcttgaagtatATCAACTGCTctactataaaagctcactaaattcgtgacacaagatctcccacttctgaaaccaaattgtctgtcagtcaatgtatgtgtttcttctaaatattccatccatctgtttttaactattctttccgctatttttgccaccacacttgttagggacactggtctgtaattcagtggatcttctttattagctcctttaaaaatgggcacaatattggctctcttccagtctagagggatttttccttccttaaaaagaacatactatggtattgtgtatagttcctgccagttgttcacaacattccttaagtatccagttggacactccatccggtccttgtgtgtgtgtgtgtgtgtgtgtgtgtgtgtgtgtgtgtgtgtgtgtgtgtgtgtgtgtgtgtgtgtgtgtgtgtgtgtgtgtgtgtgtgtgtgtgtgtgtgtgtgtgtgtgtgtgtgtgtgtgtgtttagcatgCAAATAGAGTTGTTTCATGTGAGTTCATCAGTCCACCTACATAGGTGAGAAAACTTTATCCACTGTAGTTTACTATTAAACTCATTCACAGTTTTTATgtattctgtctctccctcccactctttcAGCTGTGAATGTCAAGGATAACATCTTCCAGAACAAACCCCCCTTGTTCTCACCTGTTGTTGTTGGAACAGGGGAATCAGTTGTTGGGATGTCGGAGGTAGGAGTGGTTGGAGGAACCATTGTGGTTGATGTTTCTGGAGCCTCTGTGGTAGGTATTGTTGTGGTTTCAGTGGTAGGCTCAGTGGTAGGCTCAGTGGTAGGCTCAGTGGTTGGCACAGTGGTGGTTTCCTCTGTGGTAGTTGGtgtagtggaagtggtggtggtttttggagaagtggtggtggtttttggagaagtggtggtggtgtttggagtagaagtagtggtggtggtttctggagtagaagtggtggtagaggtggtggtggtggtggtggtggtggtggtgttggttggaGCGGTACctgagaaaaattaagaagtcTTATTATAACAAGACATAGTGGAAAGGTTCAACATCAAActtactactaaaaaaaaaaataaataaataaataaaaaataaaataaaaataaataaataaataaattaattaattaattaattaaataaaaataataataataatgatgaaaaaataattataattcaCATGAACATATTAGGAGCTTAAATTCACACTCATTTATATCAATAAATGTGTACATATAcctatacgaaaaaaaaaaaaaataaataaaacaaaggaaatgtaTTTCCTGTGGCAAAAAATTTGGATCTTATTAACACAAGTCAGTCAGATAAGGTTACATCAGGTAAGTCAACCAAGGCAGTAGTAAAGCCACTCATGCACCCAACTCCAGCAGCTGTGtgactgaaggagagaggattTCTCAAGCACACTGCCTGGTATTTTTATTTCAAATAGTACTTCTGACAAGGTGATATGTTCATGATTATGGTCCATTCATTCGAAGCTGAACCAAGCATGCTGTGTAAGCCTATACAAGTTTGTAAACTGAGACTGGCTGCTGTCATATATTTACAACTTAGTAATTtttatcaaaacaaacaaagaaaggaagacatcagtgaatgcaaagccaatGAGTTAGgcagcacctccaccactcTCACAATGTCAGTGCACACCATCATCTcagattttatttttaatcatattacataataataaataccACTTAAACCAGGATAATGCCAACAGACTCTGAGAGGTTAACATATACCAATGAGGTGGCTGTGTGATGGCAGCACTGCCTAGCTCTCTTGTACTTGATGGCAAGGGAATGGTGCTCTGCATTCAGTGATATATtttccttacttatttatttcttttgatGAGTTTAAATATTATGATCATTACTGCCTTTTAATTAAATGCTCTAAAATGTtttcatggtgagagagagagagagaagagagagagagagagagagagagagagaggagagagagagagagagagagagagagagagagagagagagagagagagagagagagagagagagagagagagagagagagagagagagagagagagagagagagagagagaaataacatgTAAAATACATGACAGCAACTAATCAATGCTTGCTTTACAAACTTGCCAATTTATAATTTGCCTCCTGTAAAGTTGTCTCACTAGTTGGATTAACATTAACAAACAAAATCTTTCCAGAAACaatatttcctcctctcaccaccactttgTTGGTGGTAGAGATGCCATGTTAGGCTCCACTTCTTGTTTATATTAACCATCTTCAAATTCCATTATCATATGATCAATATGTCTATTTTAATCACTGGGcaacattctctcttttctctttctagtGTAAGGTCTGTCAAGTCTTACAATGATAATTTTCTAAATGGTGCCCATGAATGGCCagagcaacaaaaaatagaATCTGTGAAATGTTGTGATCTGACTGCCGATGTACAAATACTTGTAATTTCTGATAGCTGGGAAGCATACTACAGCCACTCACACTTTGTACTCAGTTTTGTCTATCCAGCCACCTCAGCATGAAACACTGTATTGTGTGTGATGAGAGGCTCAGGACAGGTCTCCGCTCTACAGAAAGTGATGCACTTCACATAATTATCTAGTTGGATCAGTGTTCATAATTGTTTACAAGGTTACAAAACAAAATGTATTTTGTGAAGTAGTAATTACAACTCTAGATTGCCTATCCAAATCTGAGGAAGTTAGTTGGATCAAGTTAATGAATGGTATAGTCATGCTTCTTATTAAGAAGTTATAAGTATTAGGTTAGTAGCAGGTTACTTTCTACATGCAAAACATCAAATTGTTGCTGGGTTTTCAGGTTTGCCAAGGATAGAATATTACCAAGAGGAAAACTGAAGGCAATAGCTTTAAATTTTGCAAAAATTTTTCCTGGGACTTTTGAAACTGTTGTTATGCATTACTTTGCAGACAGTacattttctataatttctttgGAAATTTGCAATCTACTTCAAGTTTCAGTGTTACTTATTTGTTGTAGTGTTATGTACATTGCTGGAAAAGTATGGgttcaaaacaaatattttgatttgaatgtgagagagagagagagagagagagagagagagagagagagagagagagagagagagagagagagagagagagagagagagagagagagagagagagagagagagagagagagagagagaaagagagagagaaacttgccTTAGCATAACTTTTAGTAAATGTAATAGTGAGAGATATTCATACATCAGAATATTATTAAATGGCATGAATCATCTCCAGCTTCTATGATTCAAGTGCATAACAAAAGCTTCTCCAAAATCTATCCACACATCCGTCTATACCAGGTTACCCCACCTTAAGGCAAATATCCTATCATCAAGGTTGTCAAGGCCTGAATgctaaaacaaaatatattgtCCTTTggtaattaaaaataaaacttcGTTTGTGAGTTAGTTTGGAGgcttatttcatattttccctcATGCAAATTAACTTTTCATGCACATTAATTTTTAAATAGGTACGTACAATCAACTGCTGGAGACACCAGTGTAGGTTCATCTCGACACTCTTCAGTAATATTGAGATTTCTGACCCAAACACACAAAGCATTCAGACACTCCTGACAGTTTTCAATTACTGTGCAATTATCTGGAGCTTGGAATAGAGACAAAAATGTACAATATAGCAGAGGGAATgcaaatgtatatatatatatatatatatatatatatatatatatatatatatatatatatatatatatatatatatatatatatatattactgtgcAATTATCTGGAGCTTGGAATAGACAAAAATGTACAATATAGCAGAGGGAATgcaaatgtatgtgtgtatatatatatatatatatatatatatatatatatatatatatatatatatatatatatatatatatatatatatatatatatatatatatatatatatatatatatatatatatatatatatatatatatatatatatatatatatatatatatatatatatatatatatatatatatatatatatatatatatatatatatatatatatatatatatatatatatatatatatatatatatatatatatatatatatatatatatatatatatatatatatatatatatatatatatatatatatatatatatatatatatatatatatatatatatatatatatatatatatatatatatatatatatatatatatatatatatatatatatatatatatatatatatatatatataatcaaggGAGCTCTTGAACAATAAAAACATTTTACCTGAAACCTTGACTGATGGTGGCTTTTAgttctttaacttttttaattACACAttatcttttacattctatatcTTTGTTAGCAATGGGTTAAATTTATACTTTATCACTCAACATCCCTAGACTTTTCCAATCTAACTGCCTCCACCAGATATGTCTTATCTATACCTATCAGCTGTGATagcatttcacatttttttaataattcagTTCTTGTTCTCActctttattattaattttcagtaaattatattaaattattttcttcttttcaatcttttgtCTATCAACTGCATTCTCATTtagtttttaagttttcttcattcattctattcCCAGCCCTAAAAGCTGAGCCTTGGAGCACACTCCATTTTTCCTGCATCTTATTAATCTTATCATTCTTCAAGTTTGTTTGAATCAATGGTTCAATTTGCTCCCTTCCATTtactcatttgtttgtttgcttgtttgtttgaatCAAATTATTATTTaggttcctttttattttttggtattaGGTTATTTCGTCCATGTCATTTTACCCACACCAAAAAGTCGTTTTGTCCAATGTCAATTCCTAtgacttgttttgttttaaaaaAATCTGAACACACAAATATAACTGTCTTGAAGGATGGCCCAACCACCTGGACAAGTGTGCAGCAGGTAGATGTAGCCTCCAGTTCTACCTTCTGGCAAGTCTTCTTCACAAGTTGCTGAATTAACATCTTTACATTTTAGGCTGGTGTCAAGAAGAAAGCTTTAATAAAATCATTATTGCATGATTTGTGTACTGAATAACTTGTGGGTGAACAAACTGTCATGCATCCGAATGAACTCTACAAAGGACAAAATTTTTTGTGGGCAAAATGATATGTGGGCAAAAACTATAAACTCCATTTGCTAACTCCATACTCTTACACTTACCTTGCATAAAACTATGTCAAATGAATACCTTATTCCTCAGTACATTCAGTATTACTCTCTTCTaaaatacagtaaaacctcCATAAACTGAACTATATGGAGTAAGGTAGCCAACAGTTTATCCAAAAGTTTGGTTTATTTGACAATGTATGTTTTTGGCTGGTTTCTATGTACATAAACATgtacatttattgttatttacagcATATTTGTTAGCACATTATAAGCTCTAAGAAAGATATTTACAGCATATTTTATTATTGCATACTCTACACAATGCACTAACTGGTCACTTAAAGAGTTCTTAACATTATGCAACTACACACTTAGTGTTCACTTAAGAGCTCACTTAATTGTACACAATGTACTGGTTACATAAGAGCTAACATAACATTATTCACTGTACTACTAGTGTATTTTTGCTTTTCACTCAGTCTGAGTCAAAGATGTTTGCCGGTGGCTCTGGTGTGATTGGGAATGGAGTGGAGCTGTGCAGACTGGCTCAGGAGGCTGATAAAGGCTTTTGGGTTATCTGATATTTGGCTTGATATTTGGCTTATTCGGATTCGGTTTAGGGAGGTTTTACTGTAGTTTGATATCATGGTTACATTGCAGCAGACAAGTCTGGCCCCCTTATCCAAACCTAAAACCCTACTTTGCCACCAGGTCCCCAGGCCTGCacactgggaaaaaaatatacacagagagaaaaatgagacaaTTGCATGAAACAGCAGTTTGACCAAAGTAGGCTGAGTATTTGTTCACATTTACTATTGTCTTACACTGGTGGACAAAACTATTTTTGGGCCAAGTTTCTATATGTGAATGACGCTTTTATAAATGACACTTCCATTGGAAATCACTCAATATACTCAAAACCTGTAATAGGGAAGGATATATCAATCCATATACCATGTATACCTATAtactgtatgtgtatatatatatatatatatatatatatatatatatatatatatatatatatatatatatatatatatatatatatatatatatataaatatacatacagtGTGGTACTTAGTGATTCAAATTTAATTGGTTCTATTGGGCTGTTCAAATTGGGAAGCAATTTATTCCattcaaattaatgtaaaagGAATTAATTTGTTCCAGATCTAAAATCCCTCCCTTTTTTATGGGTTTATGTTGTGCATTAAACATAGAATTGAATGAAAGTAACCTaacttatagaaaaaaaaatacagtaaaacatGAAGTATTGTACATTTCAGCATATAAGAGACCACCTGAATACTCCTAAAAAGACACAAAATGGGTCAACCTATATAcatcagatacaaaaacaatggCCTGAAATTTTTACAcaaaataccattgtaaataaacaccaaTCTCAAAATAATGAGTTATCAAAAGTTTCTGCCATTTTCagtcttgaaaacagttgttgtagtgtacacaatttttattttgcactaaaatcctctctctctctctctctctctctcttgatttcctgccctcctcccctatctctctctctctctctatctcatgatttcctgccctcctccccccctctctctctctctcatgatttcctgccctcctcccctaactctctctctctctctctctctctctctctctctctctctctctctctctctctctctctctctctctatgatttctctctctctctctctctctctctctctctctctctctctctctctctctctctgtgtgtgtgtgtgtgtgaaaataagaataatccTGAGAATTGCtgaatagaatgagactgatagagaatgaaaatggatttatacgagtgagaaaggatgaagtgaaaattaCACAGAAGaaatcagggagagagagagagagagagagagagagagagagagagagagagagagagagagagagagagagagagagagagagagagagagagagaggagaggagaggagaggagaggagaggagaggagaggagaggagaggagaggagaggagaggagagaggagaggagaggagaggagaggagaggagagagataggagaggagaggagagagataggagaggagaggagagagataggagaggagaggaaagagagagagagagagagagagagagagagagagagagagagagagagagagagagagagagagagagagagagagagagagagagagagagagagagagagagagagagagagacagagagagagagagagagagacagagagagagagagagaaagacagagagagagagagagagataggagggagggcgggagagagagaggaggtgggggagttGTTCAGATTGAAGAATGTTCAAATCATGAGGTATggctgtgtatatatat
The Scylla paramamosain isolate STU-SP2022 chromosome 3, ASM3559412v1, whole genome shotgun sequence genome window above contains:
- the LOC135090849 gene encoding integumentary mucin A.1-like isoform X4, which codes for MKTLVILLLLVIAGVPPPLNAAAPDNCTVIENCQECLNALCVWVRNLNITEECRDEPTLVSPAVDCTAPTNTTTTTTTTTTSTTTSTPETTTTTSTPNTTTTSPKTTTTSPKTTTTSTTPTTTEETTTVPTTEPTTEPTTEPTTETTTIPTTEAPETSTTMVPPTTPTSDIPTTDSPVPTTTAPSSTPSPCSGHHFDAGSFFGGIFLALGVLVVSYAGVRFYRARNGGNYNQLIQK
- the LOC135090849 gene encoding integumentary mucin A.1-like isoform X2, which encodes MKTLVILLLLVIAGVPPPLNAAAPDNCTVIENCQECLNALCVWVRNLNITEECRDEPTLVSPAVDCTAPTNTTTTTTTTTTSTTTSTPETTTTTSTPNTTTTSPKTTTTSPKTTTTSTTPTTTEETTTVPTTEPTTEPTTEPTTETTTIPTTEAPETSTTMVPPTTPTSDIPTTDSPVPTTTAPSSTPSPCSGHHFDAGSFFGGIFLALGVLVVSYAGVRFYRARNGGNYNQLEEILHM
- the LOC135090849 gene encoding integumentary mucin A.1-like isoform X3; the protein is MKTLVILLLLVIAGVPPPLNAAAPDNCTVIENCQECLNALCVWVRNLNITEECRDEPTLVSPAVDCTAPTNTTTTTTTTTTSTTTSTPETTTTTSTPNTTTTSPKTTTTSPKTTTTSTTPTTTEETTTVPTTEPTTEPTTEPTTETTTIPTTEAPETSTTMVPPTTPTSDIPTTDSPVPTTTAPSSTPSPCSGHHFDAGSFFGGIFLALGVLVVSYAGVRFYRARNGGNYNQLQTVY
- the LOC135090849 gene encoding integumentary mucin A.1-like isoform X1, which codes for MKTLVILLLLVIAGVPPPLNAAAPDNCTVIENCQECLNALCVWVRNLNITEECRDEPTLVSPAVDCTAPTNTTTTTTTTTTSTTTSTPETTTTTSTPNTTTTSPKTTTTSPKTTTTSTTPTTTEETTTVPTTEPTTEPTTEPTTETTTIPTTEAPETSTTMVPPTTPTSDIPTTDSPVPTTTAPSSTPSPCSGHHFDAGSFFGGIFLALGVLVVSYAGVRFYRARNGGNYNQLMHILVPVI
- the LOC135090849 gene encoding integumentary mucin A.1-like isoform X5 — encoded protein: MKTLVILLLLVIAGVPPPLNAAGTAPTNTTTTTTTTTTSTTTSTPETTTTTSTPNTTTTSPKTTTTSPKTTTTSTTPTTTEETTTVPTTEPTTEPTTEPTTETTTIPTTEAPETSTTMVPPTTPTSDIPTTDSPVPTTTAPSSTPSPCSGHHFDAGSFFGGIFLALGVLVVSYAGVRFYRARNGGNYNQLMHILVPVI
- the LOC135090849 gene encoding integumentary mucin A.1-like isoform X6, translating into MKTLVILLLLVIAGVPPPLNAAGTAPTNTTTTTTTTTTSTTTSTPETTTTTSTPNTTTTSPKTTTTSPKTTTTSTTPTTTEETTTVPTTEPTTEPTTEPTTETTTIPTTEAPETSTTMVPPTTPTSDIPTTDSPVPTTTAPSSTPSPCSGHHFDAGSFFGGIFLALGVLVVSYAGVRFYRARNGGNYNQLEEILHM